Proteins encoded in a region of the Triticum dicoccoides isolate Atlit2015 ecotype Zavitan chromosome 3A, WEW_v2.0, whole genome shotgun sequence genome:
- the LOC119268024 gene encoding CO(2)-response secreted protease-like, with the protein MVNRAHFVILVLAYRLLVSLSAEAQHTKESYVVYMGSPSASSGAGDVEAVRAAHLEMLSSVVASGEQEPWPSTPSLTHSYHHAFEGFAAELTEEEAAALSDHERVVSVFRDRALQLHTTRSWDFLDTQSGLRTDRLGRRASGDVIIGVIDTGVWPESQSFNDAGMGDVPARWRGLCMEGPDFKKSNCNKKLIGARYYGIQPGSAAPTSSNASLGAVTAAMTGSPRDTVGHGTHCASTAAGTVVADADYYGLARGAAKGGAPASRVATYKVCTMGGCSSSALLKAIDDAVSDGVDVISISIGMSSAFASDFLSDPIALGAFHAHQRGVLVVCSGGNDGPNPYTVVNSAPWILTVAASSIDRTFQSSVVLGNGNVVKGVAINFSNQSLSGDRFPLVSGAQAAGRYTPVSEASNCYPGSLDVQKVAGKIVVCVGTNSMVSRRVKKLVAEGSGASGLVLIDDTEKDVPFDAGSFAFSQVGADLGARILDYINSTKNPTAVILPTEDVKLFKPAPMVASFSARGPGGLTESILKPDLMAPGVTILAAAMPSTDKADVPDGNKASAFAIKSGTSMACPHVAGAGAFVKSAHPGWSPSMIRSALMTTATTRNNLGQPVASNTGAVATGHDMGAGEISPLRALSPGLVFDTTAKDYLNFLCYYGYKAKLVRMVSGDAGFACPRGTPSPDLIATGINYPSISVPRLAAGKAVTVSRTAMNVGPPNATYTATVEAPAGLSLKVLPERLVFSRRWTTAAYEVSFASARASKGYAYGAVTWSDGAHSVRTHFAVNVV; encoded by the exons ATGGTGAACCGCGCGCACTTCGTCATCCTTGTCCTCGCCTACCGCCTCCTGGTATCCCTCTCAGCTGAAGCACAGCACACCAAAGAG TCGTATGTCGTCTACATGGGGAGTCCTTCCGCTTCCTCGGGagccggcgacgtggaggcggtgcGCGCCGCCCACCTTGAGATGCTGTCGTCCGTCGTGGCGAGCGGCGAGCAGGAGCCATGGCCATCCACGCCGTCGCTGACGCATAGCTACCACCACGCGTTCGAGGGCTTCGCCGCCGAGCTCACCGAGGAGGAGGCCGCCGCGCTGTCCG ACCACGAGAGGGTGGTGTCCGTGTTCCGGGACCGCGCTCTGCAGCTGCACACCACGCGCTCGTGGGACTTCCTCGACACGCAGTCCGGCCTCCGCACCGACCGCCTCGGCCGCCGTGCCTCCGGCGATGTCATCATCGGCGTCATCGACACCG GTGTCTGGCCGGAGTCGCAGAGCTTCAACGACGCCGGGATGGGGGACGTGCCGGCGAGGTGGCGAGGCCTGTGCATGGAAGGCCCGGACTTCAAGAAGAGCAACTGCAACAA GAAGCTCATCGGGGCTCGGTACTACGGCATCCAGCCCGGCTCGGCGGCGCCCACGTCGTCTAACGCCTCCCTTGGCGCGGTAACGGCCGCGATGACCGGCTCGCCGCGAGACACCGTCGGTCACGGCACGCACTGCGCGTCGACGGCCGCGGGCACGGTCGTGGCGGACGCGGACTACTACGGCCTGGCCCGGGGCGCGGCCAAGGGCGGCGCGCCCGCGAGCCGCGTGGCCACGTACAAGGTGTGCACCATGGGCGGGTGCTCTAGCTCTGCATTGCTCAAGGCCATCGACGACGCGGTGAGCGATGGCGTGGACGTGATCTCCATCTCCATCGGCATGAGCTCCGCCTTCGCGTCCGACTTCCTCAGCGACCCCATCGCGCTGGGCGCGTTCCACGCGCACCAGAGGGGCGTCCTGGTGGTCTGCTCCGGCGGCAACGACGGCCCTAATCCCTACACGGTCGTCAACTCCGCTCCGTGGATCCTCACCGTCGCCGCTTCCAGCATCGACCGCACCTTCCAGTCCAGCGTCGTCCTCGGCAACGGGAACGTCGTCAAG GGAGTCGCCATCAACTTCTCCAACCAAAGCCTCAGCGGAGACCGGTTCCCTCTGGTGTCCGGAGCACAAGCGGCAGGCCGGTACACGCCGGTGTCCGAGGCAAG CAACTGTTATCCGGGATCGTTGGACGTGCAGAAGGTAGCCGGAAAGATCGTAGTGTGTGTGGGCACGAACTCGATGGTGTCGCGGCGGGTGAAGAAGCTGGTGGCGGAGGGGTCCGGGGCGAGTGGGCTGGTGTTGATCGACGACACGGAGAAGGACGTGCCGTTCGATGCCGGCAGCTTCGCCTTCTCCCAGGTGGGCGCCGACTTGGGCGCGCGGATCCTCGACTACATCAACTCCACCAA GAATCCGACGGCCGTGATCCTCCCGACCGAGGACGTGAAGCTGTTCAAGCCCGCGCCCATGGTGGCGTCCTTCTCAGCGCGCGGCCCTGGTGGTCTCACCGAATCCATCCTCAAG CCTGATCTAATGGCGCCCGGGGTCACCATCCTCGCCGCCGCGATGCCGTCCACAGACAAGGCGGACGTCCCCGACGGCAACAAGGCCTCGGCATTCGCCATCAAGTCCGGCACTTCCATGGCCTGCCCGCACGTCGCAGGCGCCGGCGCCTTCGTCAAGTCGGCCCACCCGGGCTGGTCCCCGTCCATGATCAGATCAGCTCTCATGACCACAG CGACGACGAGAAACAACCTCGGGCAGCCGGTTGCGAGCAACACCGGCGCGGTGGCGACCGGACACGACATGGGCGCCGGCGAGATCAGCCCGCTGCGGGCGCTCAGCCCGGGCCTGGTGTTCGACACCACCGCAAAGGACTACCTCAACTTCCTCTGCTACTACGGCTACAAGGCCAAGCTCGTTCGCATGGTCTCCGGCGACGCCGGGTTCGCCTGCCCGCGTGGCACGCCCTCGCCGGATCTCATCGCCACGGGCATCAACTACCCGTCCATCTCCGTGCCGAGGCTCGCGGCCGGGAAGGCGGTCACCGTGTCGCGCACCGCCATGAACGTGGGCCCCCCCAACGCCACGTACACGGCGACCGTCGAGGCACCGGCGGGCCTGTCTTTGAAGGTGTTGCCCGAGCGGCTGGTGTtctcgaggcggtggacgacggcggcgTACGAGGTGAGTTTTGCGAGCGCTCGGGCCAGCAAGGGGTACGCTTACGGCGCCGTCACCTGGTCAGATGGCGCGCACTCGGTCCGGACGCATTTCGCGGTTAATGTCGTGtga
- the LOC119268025 gene encoding 50S ribosomal protein 5, chloroplastic-like yields the protein MALLLSPTVSFLAPSPSSAPRARALSSSTATATAASNNAFPYLASRLQCKTGASVSHVSLAKKMPVVVHASAEAGPTDAAEQPEKPKPVASIEDMPFESKQRMILEQRARMKVAKKLRQRRKRLVQKRRLRKKGRWPPSKMKKLKNV from the exons ATGGCGCTCCTCCTGTCCCCCACCGtctccttcctcgccccctccccctcctccgctCCTCGTGCCCGAGCTCTCTCcagctccaccgccaccgccaccgccgccagcaATAATGCCTTCCCTTACCTCG CCTCGAGACTTCAGTGCAAGACTGGCGCCTCAGTCAGCCATGTTTCTCTTGCCAAGAAGATGCCCGTGGTTGTCCACGCTTCTGCAGAGGCTGGTCCAACTGATGCGGCAGAGCAACCAGAGAAGCCAAAACCAGTGGCTTCGATCGAGGACATGCCGTTCGAGTCCAAGCAGCGGATGATCCTGGAGCAGAGGGCACGGATGAAGGTGGCCAAGAAGCTGAGGCAGCGGCGCAAGCGGCTCGTCCAAAAGAGGCGGCTGAGGAAGAAGGGCAGGTGGCCACCGTCCAAGATGAAGAAGCTCAAGAACGTGTGA
- the LOC119268026 gene encoding GDSL esterase/lipase At4g10955-like, with amino-acid sequence MAVERDIFGISGPTYLNPVNWNCENNRRSVAACLVQAVYVLERDRQLNRQSIDAAAPPWWEFFGFEMIRKLVDDVDLSIFGAIFEFNPPSSKEASARDAPRFVIAFRGTITEKETISRDLSLDLQLVQNGLHKTSRFAIAMQAVQNVASAFPGSPIWLAGHSLGAGTAILTGRNMVKKGALLDSFLFNPPFVAAPIEGIRDERVKHGFRIARSVITAGLTIAMKAKTEGNNQRSVAEESFNILSSWTPYLFVNPGDHVCSEYIGYFQHRRNMEDLGAGFIEKLATQNSIGDLFYKALGWESEPLHLLPSADLIVNVSPSLDFKYAHGISQWWQPDLNLQCNKYRYS; translated from the exons ATGGCTGTGGAGAGAGACATCTTTGGTATCTCAGGGCCGACATATCTTAATCCTGTTAATTG GAACTGCGAGAATAATAGGAGATCTGTGGCTGCATGTTTAGTTCAGGCTGTGTATGTTTTGGAGAGAGACCGGCAACTAAACCGTCAATCTATTGACGCCGCAGCACCTCCTTGGTGGGAGTTCTTTGGTTTTGAGATGATCCGCAAGCTTGTCGATGATGTTGACTTGTCTATATTCGGTGCAATATTTGAATTCAACCCTCCTTCAAGTAAAGAAGCTTCTGCCCGGGATGCCCCTAGATTTGTCATTGCCTTCAGAGGCACCATAACTGAGAAGGAAACTATTTCTAGAGATCTTTCCCTTGACCTCCAGCTTGTTCAAAATGGTCTCCATAAGACCTCAAGATTTGCAATTGCGATGCAAGCTGTTCAAAATGTAGCCTCAGCTTTCCCTGGATCCCCAATTTGGCTAGCTGGTCATTCACTGGGTGCAGGTACGGCCATCCTTACTGGCAGAAACATGGTTAAGAAGGGTGCTCTTTTGGATAGCTTTCTCTTCAATCCACCGTTTGTCGCTGCTCCGATAGAGGGAATCAGGGATGAGAGGGTAAAGCATGGTTTCCGCATTGCAAGAAGTGTTATTACCGCGGGACTAACTATTGCAATGAAAGCAAAAACCGAGGGGAACAATCAGAGGTCTGTTGCGGAAGAATCATTCAACATTTTGTCATCATGGACGCCATATCTGTTTGTTAATCCAGGAGACCATGTATGTTCAGAGTACATTGGGTACTTCCAGCATCGTAGGAACATGGAGGATCTCGGTGCTGGATTTATTGAGAAGCTTGCGACCCAAAACTCAATCGGAGACCTGTTTTACAAGGCATTAGGATGGGAATCAGAACCGCTGCACCTTCTTCCATCTGCAGACTTGATTGTAAACGTGAGCCCTTCACTGGACTTCAAATATGCCCATGGCATTAGCCAATGGTGGCAACCGGATCTGAACTTgcaatgcaataaatatcggtacTCTTAG